CGTTCGGCTTTTTTCGGTGCTCAGGCACAACGTTTTCAACGAGGTCAAGACGAAATAAGAGTTTGGGTTAGGTATAATAGAGAAGATCGCTCGTCTATAAATAATCTGGACGATATGCGTATTATAACACCATTAGGAAACAGAATTCCTTTAAAGGAGATTGCTAGTTATACTATCGAAAGAGGAGATGTTGCTATAAATCACCTAGAAGGGCGCCGTGAAATACAAGTCTCTGCAGATATAAAAGACCCTAAAAAGACAAGTAGTACAGATGTTATGGCAGAAATTAGAGATGAAATTATGCCAGAGATTTTGTCTAAATACCCAACTGTTACGCCTTTCTATGAAGGTCAAAACAGAGAGCGTTTAAAATTGACTAACTCATTAGCACCAGTAGGGATAACAGTTTTGTTATTGATATATATAGTCATAGCATTCACATTTAGAAGTTATAGTCAGCCTTTAATATTGTTACTTATTATTCCTCTAAGCCTACCCGCTGTTGCTTGGGGACATTGGATTCATGACTTTCCTTTAAATATTTTATCACTATTGGGAATTATTGCCCTCATCGGAATCATGGTTAATGACGGTTTGGTTCTTATTGGTAAATTCAATAGTAATTTAAGAGAAGGCTTGTCATTTGATGATGCTTTATATGAAGCTGGCCGTTCTCGATTTAGAGCTATTTTTTTAACATCAATAACTACAGTAGCAGGTTTAGCACCATTAATTTTCGAAGAAAGTAGGCAAGCACAATTTCTAATACCTATGGCAGTTTCTATTGCATATGGTATTGGTTTTGCAACTGTTTTAACACTGATAGTTCTGCCTATATTTTTATCATTTAGTAATGCTATAAAGAAAAATGCAAAATGGCTTTACACCAATAGAGAAGTTTCAAAAGAAGAAGTTGAACGTGCTATCAAAGAAAAAAACGAAGATATTCAATTTAATGTAAGTCAAGGTACAATTGGAATAGAGATGAGTAGTGATAATGACGATTTAGATTTAGGATAATGAAAGTAAAAAGTATACATAGTGTTTTATTAGTATTTGTAATAATGATTTGTGGAAATTCATTTTCACAACAAACAATAAAACCTTCTGAGGCAATTGCCTTAGCCTTAGATTATAACTACGGTATTCTTATAGCTAATAATAATGCTGAAGTAGCAGAGAATAATAAAAACATTCTAAACTCTGGTTACCTACCAACAGTTACTGGTAATGCTGGTGGCTCCATTGACACTCAAGATGCTGAAGGTCAGTTGGCAAACGGAGATGTAAGAGTTGCAGAAGGAGCTGAAACAAGACGGTATAATGCTTCTATAAACTTTAACTATACCCTTTTTGATGGTTTAGGTAGGTATTATAATTATAAACGTCTTAAAGAGGAATATAATCTTTCGGAGTTACAAGCTAGAGAAACTATTGAGAATACGACTAATCAATTATTAACGGTGTATTATAACGTAGCTAGACAAAGTGAAAATTTAAAATCTTTGGAGGAGACTTTAGATATATCAAAAGATAGACTTACAAGAAGTGAGTATCAGTTTGAATATGGACAAAATACAAAGTTAGATGTGCTCAATGCCGAAGTAGATATTAATAACGATAGCATTAACATAATTAATGCAAGACAGAATCTCATAAATTCTAAGCGTGACTTAAATCTAGTTACCGGAAATAAAATTTCTAATATTTTTGATGTAGATACCACTGTAGCCTTTTTAATGCAACTTAACAAAGTAGATTTGTTACAAAAGCTTAATGCAAATAATGTTAGTCTTATCCAAAATGAAAAAAATATAGCGATTAACGAATTTACTCTAAAGGCTAACAAGTCTAGTTATTTACCAACAATTGGTTTAACAGGTACGTATGGCTGGAATGAGTCTACTAACAATAGTCCACTTGCGTTTGTTTTACAGAATACAAGTACTAACCTATCTGCTGGGATAAATCTGACATGGAATCTATTCGATGGCGGAAGTACCATTACAAGAGTTAAAAACGCTCAAATAAATCTTGAAAACCAGAAGCTTCAAAAAGAACAGCTAAAACTAGAGATTACTAGAAATTTTGAGAATGCTTGGGACGACTATCAAAACAAACTACAAATTTTTAACGTTCAGGAAGATAATATTAAAACAGCTAAAAATAATTTTGACCGTACTAAGGAGAAATTTAAGTTAGGTCAAGTGACATCTATCGAATTTAGGCAAGCACAACTAAATCTTTTAGCTGCAGAGCTGAGTAAAAGTCAAGCCAAATACGATGCTAAATTGGCTGAGGTTTTAGTGCTTCAAATTAGTGGAGAACTCTTGAACGTTCAATTTTAATAATTAAAAATGGAAGAACATTTTTTTCAATGTCCACATTGTTGGGAAGAAATATCCATGTTAATGGATGTTTCAGTTTCTAACCAAACCTATATCGAAGATTGTGAAGTTTGTTGCAATCCTATTCAACTTCATGTAATATCAGACGGAACATCAATTCAAGATATCAGTGCAAATAGTATCGAACAATAGCAAAATTTTGATATAAATGTTTTTTGAGAGTGTGCATTTCATCGAAAAAAAAATTATTTTATCGATTAATAGTGTTTTAATCCTATATTTGAGTAGTTAAACGGCAATATTGCCCAAATCGCTTAAATAATGAAAACGTTTTACACTATAATCCTTTGCTTACTAACGACTACTTTTTTACAAGCAGATGTTACGCAAATACAAAAAGATGCATTAGTAGATATATATAATTCTACTGATGGTGTCAACTGGAAAAACACTTGGGATTTAACAGCACCTGTTTCTACTTGGTACGGTGTTACTACTGAAAATAATCAAATTGTAAAAATAAACTTAGCTTTTAATAATCTTAACGGAACTCTACCGGCAAGTATCAATAATCTAAATGCACTAAAAGTCTTAGATTTATCTTTTAATAGTATCGAAGGCGTATTACCATCAGAAATTTATCAGCTTAAACAATTAGAGACTTTAAAATTATATTCAAATAAGCTTAATGGTCAATTATCTTCTGAAGTTGGTCAGATGGAAAATCTAAAAGTTTTAGAAATCTATAATAATAATTTTTCTGGTGAGATACCAACTACCATCGGGAAATTAAACAATATTGAAACCCTAATTTTAAGTAGTAATTCGTTTACTGGAAAGCTACCAAATGAAATTTCAAACCTGAGCAAACTTAAAATATTAAGCGTTTTTGATAATAATTTATTTGGAGCAATACCTACTAATATAGGTGAGTTGGTAAACCTAGAAGAACTAGTATTATCTAATAATAGTTTTTATGGTCAATTACCTTCAAGTTTAGTAAAATTAGATAACCTAAATACTTTACTTTTAGGTGATAATAATTTTACAGGTAATTTTGCAAGTTTACAGTTACAGATGCCAAATATTATTACCTTAGATATTGATGCAGAAAATAAAAAAGGAGCTTTAGTTACTTTAGATGAAGAAGTTAACGATAACTAAAGGTTCAACTATAATTTAAAAAAATAACCTTCAAGTAAAACTGAAGGTTATTTTTTTGATAAAGCTTTTGTAATCTAAAAAAAGTTTTATCTTTGCAGTCCTCTTAAATGATTGAGTCGGCATTATGAACCGAAAGTTAGAAGCTAAGACAATCAAATAAGCTATAAATCGCGGGATAGAGCAGTAGGTAGCTCGTCGGGCTCATAACCCGAAGGTCACTGGTTCGAGTCCAGTTCCCGCTACTAAGAAAAGCTTCACAGAAATGTGAGGCTTTTTTGATTTAACAAATCAATGCTTCCACATTTTTCGAATCTTATTTTTTTCTCTACTCATTTTTGTACCTACTAAAGTATCCCATAAAAAGAGACCTGAAATTTTTTCAACTTTTGAGGTTTCGACTAAAAAACTTGACAGAGGTTCACTTGTAATTTTATTGGGTATTATAAAAGACCACATGTTTATAGTACCTGTATTATTTTCAACCAATACAGATTTAAAAAAAGCATGAGGAATTGGTAATGAAACGTCAATCTTTTCATCATCATCACCAATCATTTTTACTTCTTCGTCAAAAAAGAACAACGGTCCAGATATAACATAGGTTTCAAACACTTTTTTTAAACCATCTAAATCTCTAACGGCTTGCTCTAGACGTTTCCAGATACCACGATTAAACATTGGTCTTTGAGGTGCCATGTTAGATAGTAAAAATGTTTCGCTATTCTGAATATTAACCTCTATTTGATTAGCACTAGAGACTAAATGACCTCTGTCAAAACCAGAACCTTCATAGACATCTAAATCTGCTCTAAATTTTTCTGGAATACGATAATCTGGTCTAAAATTATCTAAACGACTGACATCGGTTTTATCTGGGTCGATAATTTCTAATGCCCATTTAGCCTGTCTAAAATAATAGGAGTATCCAATAACGTAAAATCTATTATATAAAATTTGGTCGGCAGTAGGTAAACCATAACGTGTTTCTCTTTTTAAATTTGAGTGACTGTGCATTATTAGTGTTTTAAGTATTTGAAAATCAGTAATAAAGTTAAGAAAAAGGAAGTTTTTATTTCAGATTTTAAAGTATTATTTTCGATGACTACAAAACTATGAGTAAACAAAAAATTAGAGTCGCAGAGTTATTTGCCGGAGTAGGCGGTTTTAGGTTAGGCCTTGAGGCATATAACAAATTGGATACTAACTTAAACGTTGAGGTGGTTTGGAGTAATCAATGGGAACCTTCTACAAAGCGGCAACATGCATCCGAGGTTTACGAAACGCGTTTTGGGAGTAAAAACCATTCTAATAAAGACATTGCTTCGGTACCAGTTTCTGATATATCAGAGCACGATTTATTAGTTGGAGGCTTTCCTTGTCAAGATTATTCTGTAGCGACTACTTTAAAAAATTCTAAAGGTTTACAAGGCAAAAAAGGAGTGCTATGGTGGGAGATTTACCGAATTCTTAATGAGAGTAAAAACAAACCTAAATATCTATTCCTCGAAAATGTAGATAGACTCTTAAAATCACCTTCAAAGCAACGTGGGCGTGATTTTGCAATTATGCTAAAAAGTTTAGGTGACTTAGGTTATTCTGTTGAGTGGCGCGTAATTAATGCTGCCGATTACGGAATGCCACAACGACGGCGACGTGTTTTTATATTGGGATACTTAAAGAGTACTTCTGTTTATAAAAAAATGAAAGTGTCAGATGATGAAGATTGGATTTTAAAAGATGGCATTTTAGCAGAAAGTTTTCCTATTGATTTTGAAAAAGACTTACATCGATTTGAATTAAATGATGATGTAAAAACTATTTCTGATACTTTTAATATTGGAGGGAAATTATCTCTTTTTAAAAACAGTGGTATTTGCATCAATAACCAAGTTTGCACATTAAAATCTAAAGCACAGTTTGAAGGAGGACGTATAAAACTCAAGGATGTTTTAGTGTCAGATAATGAAGTCTCAGAAGAATTTTATATTTCTGAAAATGAACTTGATAAATGGAATTATTTGAAAGGTGCTAAAAAAGAAATCCGAGAAACTAAAGATGGCTTTAAGTATAATTATGCTGAAGGCGCAATGATTTTTCCTGATAATTTAGATAATGCTTCACGAACTATCATTACTGGCGAAGGCGGAAAATCGGCATCACGTTTTAAGCACGTTATAAAAACAAGAAAAGGGTATAGAAGATTAACTCCAGTAGAGTTGGAACGATTGAATATGTTTCCGGATAACCATACAGAATTAGAAGATATTACAAATACCAAGCGTGCATTTTTTATGGGAAACGCATTGGTTGTTGGTGTTGTAGAAAGAATTGGAGAGACGTTATTTAACGAAATTGCTAAGGATAAATCTGTTTAGCAACTCCGATTTTTAATAAGTATTTTAATCTTAATTGAAGATTTATTGGTTTTTCAGCTAATTGTGGCGAAAAATATAAAAGGCCTTCTGTCTTAAAATTTATTTCAGCTATTGGGTTTTTAATAGTCTTAACTTCAAAATCTCTTAAGTCTGAGTCATATTGTAAAAGCCTTGTTTTATCCAAACCCTTAGACTGTAAATGTTTCATTAGTTTTTTTCGATTTACACTTGTAATAACACAAGATTTAAAACCTTTTGACAAATCTGATTTCTCATTTGTATAAATCCCTGTAATTAAGAAATAGTGCGTTGTTTTTTTATTATTATCCAGTAGCCAACCTATTTTTTGTGCATCATTTTTAAGATATGATAATTCAAAAGTAAAAGTTGGTAAGCTTTTATTTAAATAGTCTAATTGCGCTTTTTCATCTATTAAAATAGTTTCGTTTTGGAGGTAAATTAAGTCTATACCTTGTTGTTGAAGGCTAATATCTTCAATACGTTCAAACTCTAAGTTTAAACTTTCGTATATGCCATCGAGAAATTTACCAAGTAGTTTCTCTTTATTTAAATCCCTTTCGAAATGAGACATGTTAAATTCATGATTAATACATACAATTTAATCATATTTTTGTCATATGAATGACAACTTAAAAAACGAATTTTTTGGTATTGGTATCCAAAACGGAAAAACACCTGAAAATTTGGGTGTTTTATGGCGTTCTGCTCAAAATCTTGGAGCGAGTTTTATTTTTACTATTGGTAATCGTTATGCAAAACAAGCTAGTGATACACATAATGCTGTAAAGTCTATGCCTTATTTTCATTATGAAACATTTGACGATTTTTTTAATAATCTTCCCAAAGGTGCGAGAATCGTTGGCGTGGAATTAACTGAAGAAGCGCAAGACCTAGAAACCTTTAATCATCCAAGGAGATGCGTATATTTACTTGGTGCAGAAGACCATGGGTTATCAAATCTAGCTAAAGAAAAAAGTCATTTTTTAGTAAAATTTAAATCGCAGTTGAGTCTAAATGTTTCAGTAGCAGGAAGTATTGTGATGTACGATAGAGGAATAAACAAACCAAGGTCGTAACTTTGCACCTAATAATAGAGAATTAGTATACATATGCATAAAGCAGGTTTTGTAAATATTATTGGTAATCCTAATGTGGGTAAGTCTACGTTGATGAATGCCTTTATTGGTGAGAAATTGTCAATAATAACATCTAAAGCGCAAACTACGCGTCATCGTATTTTAGGTATTGTTAATGGTGATGATTTTCAGATGATTCTTAGTGATACACCAGGAATTATAAAACCAGCTTATGAGCTTCAAGCATCTATGATGGACTTTGTAAAGTCTGCTTTTGAGGATGCAGACGTGTTGGTTTATATGGTTGAAATTGGAGAAAAAGAACTCAAAGACGAAGCCTTCTTTAAGAAAATTACAAATTCAAAAATCCCTGTTTTATTATTATTAAATAAAATAGATAATTCAAATCAAGAACAATTAGAAGAACAAGCACAATTATGGCAAAGCAAAGTGCCAAATGCTGAGTTTTTTCCAATTTCTGCTCTGCAAGGCTTCAATGTTCAAAATGTGTTTGAACGTATAAAAGAATTATTACCTGAGTCTCCAGCATTTTATCCAAAAGATCAATTAACAGATAAGCCAGAACGCTTTTTTGTTAACGAAGCTATTAGAGAGAAAATATTGTTGCACTATAAAAAAGAAATACCATATGCCGTTGAGGTAGATACAGAAGAGTTCTTTGAAGAAGAAAATATCATTCGTATTCGTTCTGTAATTATGGTAGAACGTGAGACTCAAAAAGGAATCATTATAGGACACAAAGGCTCTGCTTTAAAGCGTGTAGGTATAGAAGCACGTAAGGATTTAGAAAAATTCTTTGGTAAGCAAGTACATTTAGAATTATATGTCAAAGTCAACAAAAACTGGCGTAGTAATCAAAATCAGTTAAGACGTTTCGGATACAATCAGCGATAATCTCTTAGGGTGTCTCGCATAAATGCATGTAATTTATACATTTCAGGTTTTCCTTTTGCCTTACCCATTCGTCCAATAAAATATAGGGTAAACCAAATTATAATCATAAATAACGTCATAAACATTTGTATGGCATAAGAGTTTCCTAAACTCATATTAGTGTATGCCCAAATTCCAAAAGCGATAAAAAGTCCAGCAACAATAAAGTGGAAAAACATAAACATGGTCCAAATCGTAGGATTCGGTCCAAAAAGACCATGAACAGTCGCACTGGCTTTATCTTTTTCGTTAATCTCTAAGTGTAATTGCGGTGACCAATAGTGCTGTGCTTGTTTCGGGAAACGGATAAATACATGGTCGTCCAATCGGGTTACAATAAAATTAGATTGTTTACTTTTCTGTTCTTCAAAGCCAGTTAAGAGAATTTCGTTAGTAGTTTCAACATCAAATTTAAAACGCGGACGTAAAACAATTTCATTAGTAAGTTCCATAATAATATATAACTGACAACAATTTACATAAATTCTTTAATATTATATTCTATATTTGCAGCCGCTTACGGGATATGTAATGCAAAGTAAATCAAAAAGATATGAGTAATATAGTAGCTATAGTTGGGCGTCCTAATGTAGGTAAATCAACTTTCTTTAATAGACTAATACAACGTCGCGAAGCGATAGTAGATGCCGTTAGCGGTGTAACCAGAGACAGACATTACGGAAAAAGTGATTGGAACGGAAAAGAGTTTTCTCTTATTGATACCGGTGGATATGTCGTTGGTAGTGACGATATTTTTGAAGCTGAAATTGATAAACAAGTAGAATTAGCCATTGACGAAGCAGATGCTATTATATTTATGGTAGATGTTGAAAGCGGTGTTACTGGTATGGATGAAGACGTGGCGCAATTACTTCGTAAATCAAAAAAACCTGTATTTCTTACAGTAAATAAAGTAGATAATGGAAAGCGTGCAGAAGATGCTGTGGAATTTTATTCTTTAGGTCTTGGTGAATATTATACAATTGCTAGTATTAACGGAAGTGGAACAGGAGATTTATTAGATGCATTGGTAGAAGCATTGCCTGAAGTTGAAGAGGAAGAAGAAGCGGACGAGTTACCAAGATTTGCTGTAGTTGGTCGTCCTAACGCTGGTAAGTCATCATTTATAAACGCACTTATTGGCGAAGACAGATACATCGTTACAGATATTGCAGGTACAACACGTGATTCTATAGATACAAAATATAATCGTTTCGGATTCGAATTTAATTTAGTAGATACTGCTGGGATTAGACGTAAATCTAAAGTAAAAGAAGATTTAGAATTCTATTCTGTTATGCGAAGTGTTAGAGCCATCGAACATTCAGATGTATGTTTATTAGTTTTGGATGCTACTCGAGGCTTTGATGGACAAGTACAAAATATTTTCTGGTTAGCGCAACGTAATAGAAAAGGTATCGTCATCTTAGTAAACAAGTGGGATTTAGTTGAAAAGGAAACAAAAACCGCTAAAGAATTTGAGACGTTTATCAGAAAGCAAATTGAACCTTTTACTGACGTGCCGATAGTGTTTATATCGGTCTTAAACAAACAACGAATTTTTAAAGCTATTGAAACTGCTGTAGAAGTTTATAATAACCGCTCAAAACGAATAAAAACGAGTGTATTAAATGATACATTTCTCCCAATCATTGAAAACTATCCACCACCAGCTTATAAGGGTAAGTTTGTCAAGATTAAATACATCATGCAATTGCCAACACCACAACCGCAGTTTGCATTCTTTTGTAATTTACCTCAGTATGTCAAAGAACCTTATAAGCGTTACCTAGAAAATAAACTCAGAGAAAAATTTGATTTTCATGGTGTTCCTGTAAGTGTATACATGCGTAAAAAGTAGTTTTATAATTCCATACTACTTTAGCAATTGGAAGTGTGTTCTCGTTGCTTACTCAATATTTATAATACTATCGTCATGGAAATTAACCGCTGAACTTTCGGTAGAAAACCCATTTTGGGATGGTCGTTATAGTGGTAGTTTAATGCCATCCGATGATTATTGGTTTTCAGTAAACCTTCAAGATGGTAGGGTGTTTACCAAGCATTTTGTTCTTAAACGCTAAGATTACCAGCCTCCAGAAGCACCACCGCCGCCAAAACTTCCGCCGCCAAATCCGCCACCAAATCCGCCACTAGAGCTTCCACCGCCAAATCCACCGAATCCTCCAGAAGAGGATGACCCGCTTCTGTAGCTACCTCGTCCCATATTGCTTAAGATAATAGCTTCTAAAAGACTATCGCCACCAGAACGACGATTGTTACCACCACCTTTTCCGCCACCTTTGTGCTTAGATATAGCGATAATAAATATGATAAAAAAGATGAATAGTACAAACAAAAGTCCGAAAGGAAACTCTCCAGATGATTGCCGTGTTCCTTGATACTCTCCATTTAAAACCTCAAAGATTGCGTCAGCACCTCGATTTAGACCACCTGCATAATCATTGCGCTTAAAGTACGGAATAATGTCACGCTCAATAATACGCTTACTTAGCGCATCTGTAAGTATATATTCAATACCGTAACCATTGGCAATAGCTATACGTCTATCATCTCTTGCTAAAAGAATTAAAATACCATTGTCTTTAGCAGCACTTCCTCCAATACCCCATTTTTCACCCCAATTTGCAGCTAAATAATTAATATCTTCACCCTTTGTAGATGGTATAGTAATAACAACAATTTGAGTAGAGGTTGTGTCAGAATATCGAATTAGCTTATTTTCTAGTTGTGCTTTATCATTTTTAGAAAGTAAATTGTAATAATCATAAACGCTAGTCTGAAATTTTGGAACTTCAGGAATATTATATTGTGCTTCTACGTTTTGAATACAAAAAAGTAATACTACAGCCGAAAGAATAAACTTCCAGCTTCTGACGTCTAAATTTACTTTATTACTCATCCTTTAGAAATCGTATTATCCAATTCATCAGTATCACCATGAATCCATGGGAAATTCTTAGACATTTCTTTTCCAGCTTTTTTGATGCCTTCAATTAAGCCCTGTGCAAACTCTCCTTTTTGAAAATAAGTTGCAATAATGTCTCGAGTAGAATTCCAGAAGTCAGTACTTACACTTTCATTGATGCCTTTGTCTCCATAAATAACAAATGCCTTTTTGTCGACGGCGACATAAATCAAAACACCATTCTGCTCTTTGGTATTATCCATTTTTAAATAATGAAAGACTTCCATAGCATGCTCATAGACATCTGTATCGCAATTATGCTCAATATGAACTCGGATTTCTCCAGATGTATCTTTTTCGGCATTGCGTATAGTAGAAACTATGGCCTCTTCTTCAGAAGCTGTTAGAAAGTTTTCAATATTGGATGACATTATGTTATATAGTTAATCAAATTTAATCTCAACGTTTGGAACTTTCTCAGAACCTTCTTCTGCTTTATATCTATGCATTTCTTCAAAGCCAAACCAGCCAGCTAAAATTTTATTTGGAAATTTTGTTGTGTAAATATCATATTCATTAACAGCATCATTATAACGATCTCGTGCAACATTGATTCTGTTTTCTGTGCCTTCTTGTTGCGCTTGAAAATCTCGAAATTGTTGCGTGGTTTTAAGGTCAGGATAACGTTCAAATGTTGCAAGTAAGCGGCTAAATGAGCCTTTAAGATTAGACTGAGCTTTTTGGAAAGCTTCCATGTTTTCAGGTGTTAAGCTACTGGCATCAATGTTAACTGATGTTGCTTTTGATCTTGCCTCAATAACTTCATTTAAAACTTTACGCTCAAAATCTGCCGAGCTTTTTACTGTTTGTACAACGCTGCTGTACAAATCGCTTCTTCTTTGATAAGCACTTTCTACGTCAGCCCATTCTGTTTTTGCATTTGCTTCTAATTCAACAGATCTATTATTTATTCCGACTGCCCAATTGTATATTCCAAATGCAATTACAGCGATTACGATTAAAGGGATTAGCCATTTTTTCATGATATTGATTTTTAAAGTTGTGTTTTGATTTTTATGAGTTTTGCTTTAATACCTTCTAGTTTTGTAATGATTTCAAAGTTATTTAAGGCTTCTTGTTTATCTTCTTTTATATGGGTTTTTGCACCTTCTAAGGTAAAACCTCGTTCTTTTACCAAGTG
This DNA window, taken from Winogradskyella sp. PC-19, encodes the following:
- a CDS encoding LemA family protein encodes the protein MKKWLIPLIVIAVIAFGIYNWAVGINNRSVELEANAKTEWADVESAYQRRSDLYSSVVQTVKSSADFERKVLNEVIEARSKATSVNIDASSLTPENMEAFQKAQSNLKGSFSRLLATFERYPDLKTTQQFRDFQAQQEGTENRINVARDRYNDAVNEYDIYTTKFPNKILAGWFGFEEMHRYKAEEGSEKVPNVEIKFD